A genomic segment from Flammeovirga pectinis encodes:
- a CDS encoding DUF2075 domain-containing protein — protein sequence MKRYYYGDTIADFLKKDTITIQGFLLKYHKNKQLEELQKNAWEAQIDILKNQLIGLEGQIYFEYTIPRMGKRVDNIIIIDSKVFVVEFKVGSKSFDSISLDQVIDYTEDLRNFHEGSHNADLFPILISTRANPIPDFNTEIGKCNSHNLSQYIQFVIKNKKTKYLNVEQWENSIYKPTPTIIEAAQALYKGHNVQDISRSDSGAINLTRTSNCISKIIDSSKEKYQKSICFVTGVPGAGKTLAGLNIATIRKSKSKDEHAVFLSGNGPLVDVLRAALAKDEVKTAKENKIKLKTDDAKRKANSFIQNIHHFRDDNVGSLKAPIEKVVVFDEAQRAWNKHQAIKFMNSKGHKDFKMSEPEFLIDVMNRHSGWCTIICLIGGGQEINTGEAGIKEWVTAIKEKYSVWNLYYSSLITKDKDYLNDYELNSWLNKNGTPLNDLHLSVSLRSFRSEDLSNLIHQILNLDELNTKSLSNLLLQYPIVITRDLKKAKKWINKKAKGSERCGMLISSGARRLRAIGIDSENGIRSNSEKPKIISWFLNDKYDVRSSSFLEVPSTEFAVQGLELDWVCLAWGGNFFFDNDQWNYQKFVGSKWQTMKKEEDKRYLLNTYRVLLTRARQGMAIFIPEGSKNDFTRKTSFYDGTFNYLKSMGIPVI from the coding sequence ATGAAAAGATATTATTATGGTGATACCATTGCCGATTTTTTGAAAAAAGATACAATAACAATTCAAGGATTCTTACTTAAATACCATAAAAACAAGCAACTTGAAGAACTTCAGAAGAATGCTTGGGAAGCTCAAATAGACATATTAAAAAACCAACTGATAGGTTTAGAAGGTCAAATATATTTTGAATATACCATTCCTAGAATGGGAAAAAGAGTTGATAATATAATAATTATTGATAGTAAAGTTTTTGTGGTAGAATTTAAAGTTGGTTCTAAAAGTTTTGATTCAATCTCACTTGATCAGGTTATTGATTATACTGAAGACTTAAGAAATTTTCATGAAGGAAGTCATAATGCAGATTTATTTCCAATTCTCATTTCAACGAGAGCCAATCCTATTCCTGATTTTAATACTGAAATAGGTAAATGTAACTCACATAACCTATCACAATATATTCAGTTTGTAATAAAAAATAAAAAAACGAAATACCTAAATGTTGAGCAATGGGAAAATTCAATTTATAAACCTACTCCAACTATTATTGAGGCAGCTCAAGCTTTGTATAAGGGCCATAATGTTCAAGATATATCAAGGTCTGATTCTGGAGCAATAAACTTAACAAGAACTTCAAATTGTATTTCTAAAATAATTGATTCAAGTAAAGAGAAATATCAGAAGTCAATCTGTTTTGTTACTGGTGTTCCTGGAGCAGGAAAAACTTTAGCAGGATTAAATATAGCAACTATTAGAAAAAGTAAGAGTAAAGATGAACATGCTGTATTCCTTTCTGGAAATGGCCCTCTAGTTGATGTATTAAGAGCTGCTTTAGCTAAAGATGAGGTGAAAACTGCAAAAGAAAATAAAATTAAATTAAAGACAGATGATGCTAAAAGAAAAGCAAATTCTTTTATTCAAAATATCCATCACTTTAGGGATGATAATGTTGGAAGTTTAAAAGCTCCTATTGAAAAGGTTGTTGTTTTTGATGAAGCTCAAAGAGCATGGAATAAACATCAAGCAATAAAATTTATGAATAGTAAAGGACATAAAGATTTTAAGATGTCTGAACCTGAGTTTTTAATTGATGTGATGAATCGTCATTCTGGTTGGTGTACTATAATTTGCCTAATTGGAGGAGGGCAAGAGATTAATACAGGCGAAGCAGGAATAAAAGAATGGGTAACTGCTATAAAAGAAAAATATTCTGTTTGGAATTTATATTATTCATCTCTTATAACAAAAGATAAAGACTACCTAAATGACTATGAATTAAATTCTTGGTTAAATAAAAATGGGACTCCTCTTAATGATCTTCATTTATCTGTTTCCCTTAGATCATTTCGATCTGAGGATCTATCAAACTTAATACATCAAATTCTAAATTTAGATGAACTAAACACAAAAAGTTTATCCAATTTATTATTACAATACCCAATTGTAATTACTAGAGATCTAAAAAAGGCAAAAAAATGGATAAATAAAAAGGCAAAAGGAAGTGAAAGGTGTGGAATGCTTATTTCCTCAGGTGCAAGAAGGTTAAGAGCAATTGGTATTGACTCCGAAAATGGAATAAGATCAAATTCTGAAAAGCCTAAAATTATAAGTTGGTTTCTTAATGATAAATATGATGTAAGAAGTTCTTCCTTTTTAGAAGTTCCTTCAACTGAATTTGCAGTTCAAGGCTTAGAACTAGATTGGGTTTGCTTGGCTTGGGGAGGTAATTTCTTTTTTGATAATGACCAATGGAATTATCAAAAATTTGTTGGTAGTAAATGGCAAACTATGAAAAAAGAAGAAGATAAAAGGTATCTACTGAATACGTATAGAGTGCTACTTACTCGTGCTCGCCAAGGTATGGCCATTTTTATACCAGAAGGTTCAAAAAATGATTTTACACGAAAAACTTCATTTTATGATGGTACTTTCAACTATCTGAAATCTATGGGCATACCCGTTATTTAA
- a CDS encoding helix-turn-helix domain-containing protein, whose protein sequence is MENINVVFGKRVKELRNQIKISQEKFANEIGIDRTYMTDIENGKRNVSLFIIEKIAKGFEMCLSDLLKGL, encoded by the coding sequence ATGGAAAATATCAATGTAGTTTTTGGAAAAAGAGTAAAGGAATTACGTAATCAAATAAAAATATCTCAAGAGAAGTTTGCGAATGAGATAGGTATTGATCGTACCTATATGACTGATATTGAGAATGGGAAAAGGAATGTTTCTTTATTCATTATTGAAAAGATTGCAAAAGGTTTTGAGATGTGTCTGTCTGATCTTCTAAAAGGTCTATAA
- a CDS encoding sulfatase-like hydrolase/transferase, whose product MKKISYFLLLLVLGLVTVAGIAIDQPVKKKNKSPNLIVIMTDDMGWADVGFNGCKDIPTPNIDVIADQGVKFNEGYVSFPVCGPSRAGFLTGRYQDRFGYTTNPSIDPNNAISGLPVEEETIAQVLKKADYKSAIIGKWHMGTNPVFHPLVRGFDYFYGFLSGGHNYFPENLTLNGLSEVTSKWGWYRTKIIENRENVETTDYLTDELTNSAVKYINKQADAGENFMVYLAYNAPHTPLQATEKYLSRFPNITNKKRKTYAAMVSAVDDGVGRVLQTLKDKGVDENTIIVFLSDNGGAHNNASDNGPLRGKKGDLFEGGVRVPFAIRWKGVIPAGQTYENAVSSLDIMATIVAQTNVKISKERPLDGVNLLPFLTGKDKGAPHGYLFWRKWEQNAMAIRHGNYKLVANSKQNTIPSELYDLSEDGAETINIKAENKKIAADLTEEWNNWNAQLKDRVFPTLGGDKWWVAE is encoded by the coding sequence ATGAAAAAGATTTCATATTTTTTATTATTGTTGGTGCTTGGTTTGGTAACAGTAGCTGGAATAGCTATTGACCAGCCGGTTAAGAAAAAGAATAAATCGCCTAACTTAATTGTTATCATGACAGATGATATGGGATGGGCTGATGTTGGTTTTAATGGCTGTAAAGACATCCCCACACCTAACATTGATGTTATTGCAGACCAGGGTGTAAAGTTTAACGAGGGGTATGTTAGTTTTCCTGTATGTGGTCCAAGTAGGGCAGGGTTTCTTACAGGGCGCTACCAAGATAGATTTGGGTACACAACAAACCCTTCTATCGATCCAAACAATGCAATATCTGGTTTACCAGTAGAGGAAGAAACAATTGCACAAGTATTAAAAAAAGCGGACTATAAAAGTGCAATTATTGGTAAATGGCACATGGGTACTAACCCCGTTTTTCATCCTTTAGTAAGAGGTTTCGATTATTTTTATGGTTTCCTTTCTGGTGGTCATAATTACTTTCCAGAAAATTTAACGCTAAATGGTTTATCAGAAGTAACCTCTAAATGGGGATGGTATAGAACTAAAATTATAGAGAACAGAGAGAACGTTGAAACAACAGATTACCTTACGGATGAATTGACGAACTCAGCAGTGAAATACATCAATAAGCAAGCAGATGCAGGAGAAAATTTCATGGTCTATTTGGCCTATAATGCACCGCATACACCACTTCAAGCTACAGAGAAATACCTATCTCGTTTCCCTAATATCACCAATAAAAAAAGAAAAACGTATGCGGCAATGGTTAGTGCTGTAGACGATGGTGTGGGTAGAGTTTTACAAACTTTAAAAGACAAAGGTGTAGATGAAAATACAATTATTGTCTTTCTTTCAGACAATGGAGGAGCACATAATAATGCTTCTGATAATGGTCCGTTAAGAGGTAAAAAAGGCGATCTATTTGAAGGTGGTGTGAGAGTGCCGTTTGCCATTCGATGGAAAGGTGTAATTCCAGCAGGACAAACGTATGAAAATGCGGTTTCTTCTTTAGATATTATGGCAACAATTGTGGCTCAGACTAATGTAAAAATTAGTAAGGAAAGACCTTTAGATGGGGTGAATTTACTTCCATTTTTAACAGGAAAAGATAAAGGAGCACCGCATGGTTATCTATTCTGGAGAAAGTGGGAACAGAATGCAATGGCTATCCGTCATGGTAATTATAAATTAGTAGCAAATAGTAAACAAAATACTATTCCAAGTGAGTTATATGATCTATCTGAAGATGGTGCTGAAACTATAAATATTAAAGCTGAAAATAAGAAAATAGCAGCTGATTTAACTGAAGAATGGAACAATTGGAATGCTCAATTAAAAGATAGAGTTTTCCCTACATTAGGTGGAGATAAATGGTGGGTTGCAGAATAA